One window from the genome of Pyrus communis chromosome 16, drPyrComm1.1, whole genome shotgun sequence encodes:
- the LOC137720653 gene encoding superoxide dismutase [Fe], chloroplastic-like, whose protein sequence is MVTPIGVAAAAATAPQATTGPLTCALGPSCQGLSGSLGPARSLQWPKKQRKCRRKVGAIDIRAQFELKPPPYPLDALEPHMSKETLEYHWGKHHRGYVDNLNKLIAGTELGELSLEDVILATYNKGDLLPPFNQAAQIWNHDFFWESMKPGGGGKPSGELLELINRDFGSFERLIDDLRSAATTQLGSGWAWLAYKANRLDVGNAVNPKPSDEDKKLVVVKSPNAVNPLIWDYSPLLTIDVWEHAYYLDFQNRRADYLSIFMEKLVSWEAVSSRLEIAKARATEREEEEERKTREEEEKTSDGEVPEIYVDNKSDDSETE, encoded by the exons ATGGTAACACCAATCGGAGTtgctgcagcagcagcaacgGCACCCCAAGCTACGACTGGTCCGCTAACGTGCGCACTGGGTCCGTCCTGTCAAG GGCTCAGTGGAAGTCTGGGACCGGCTCGCAGTTTGCAATGGCCAAAGAAACAG AGAAAATGCAGAAGGAAAGTCGGTGCCATCGATATTAGGGCACAATTTGAGCTGAAGCCTCCTCCATATCCACTG GATGCATTGGAGCCGCATATGAGCAAGGAGACGTTAGAGTATCACTGGGGGAAGCACCATAGGGGTTATGTGGATAACCTAAACAAGTTGATAGCAGGAACAGAACTAGGTGAATTGTCATTGGAAGATGTCATACTTGCTACATACAACAAGGGGGATCTGCTCCCACCTTTCAATCAAGCAGCGCAG ATCTGGAACCATGACTTCTTCTGGGAATCCATGAAACCAGGTGGCGGGGGAAAACCATCCGGGGAACTTCTAGAACTAATTAATAGAGACTTTGGTTCTTTTGAGAGATTGATTGACGATTTAAGGTCAGCTGCAACTACACAGTTGGGTTCTGGCTGGGCTTGGCTTGCAT ATAAAGCAAATAGACTTGATGTTGGAAATGCAGTAAATCCTAAGCCATCTGATGAAGACAAGAAGCTTGTAGTGGTGAAGAGTCCTAATGCCGTTAACCCGCTTATTTGGGATTATTCT CCACTCCTTACTATCGATGTTTGGGAG CATGCTTACTACCTCGATTTTCAG AACCGGCGAGCAGATTACTTATCAATCTTCATGGAGAAACTTGTATCGTGGGAAGCAGTCAGTTCTAGGCTTGAAATAGCAAAGGCTCGAGCTActgaaagagaggaagaagaggaaaggaagacgagagaggaggaggagaaaacATCAGACGGTGAAGTTCCAGAGATTTATGTGGACAACAAGAGCGATGACTCAGAGACCGAATGA